The Cololabis saira isolate AMF1-May2022 chromosome 20, fColSai1.1, whole genome shotgun sequence genome includes a window with the following:
- the LOC133420915 gene encoding tripartite motif-containing protein 16-like — protein MAQQGNQLDSVKFSCSICLDILKDPVTIPCGHNYCMNCIKTCLDEEDHRGVHTCPLCRETFMTRPVLVRNSMLAELVEDLKKTGLQAAPADHCYAGPEDVTCDFCTGRKVKAVKSCLICLVSYCEKHLQPHYDVAQLKKHKLVDPSNKLQENICSLHDEVMKIFCRTDQQSICYLCTMDEHKGHETVSAAAERCEKQKELEVSRQQIQQRIQDREKDVELLQQEVEDINVSADKAVEDSEKTFNEVIRLLQKSSSDVKQQVRSQQEQEVSRVKDLQEKLQQEITDLKRRDAELEQLSHTENHNQFLHNYPSPAPLSGSTLSPSIQIRPLRYFEDVTAAVSETREKLQDLLRETWTNISLSVAEVDVLLSEPEPKTRDGFLKYSCNITLDPDTANSYLLLSKGNRKVTVMKEIQSFSHHPDRFSYWFQVLSKEGLTGRCYWEVEWRGGAVCVAVVYKNISRKGNSDDSGFGYNNKCWTLRCDTDTYTFWYNNIQTPVSGPPSSRVGVYLDHRAGLLSFYSVSETMTLLHRVQTSFTQPLHAGLSLRGSAELVKVK, from the exons ATGGCGCAGCAAGGAAACCAGCTTGACTCTGTGAAGTTCTCTTGTTCCATCTGTCTGGATATACTGAAGGATCCAGTGACGATTCCCTGTGGACacaactactgcatgaactgtatTAAAACATGCTTGGATGAGGAGGATCACAGAGGAGTCCACACCTGTCCTCTGTGCAGAGAAACCTTCATGACGAGACCCGTCCTGGTGAGAAACAGCATGTTAGCAGAGTTAGTGGAGGATCTGAAGAAGACTGGACtccaagctgctcctgctgatcactgctatgctggacctgaAGATGTGACCTGTGATTTCTGCACTGGGAGGAAGGTGAAAGCTGTCAAGTCCTGTCTGATCTGTTTAGTTTCTTATTGTGAGAAACATCTCCAACCTCACTATGATGTAGCTCAGCTGAAGAAACACAAGCTGGTGGATCCCTCCAACAAGCTCCAGGAGAACATCTGCTCTCTCCACGATGAGGTGATGAAGATCTTCTGTCGTACTGATCAGCAGAGTATCTGTTATCTGTGTACAATGGATGAGCATAAAGGTCATGAAACAgtctcagctgcagcagaaaggtGTGAGAAGCAGAAGGAGCTGGAGGTGAGtcgacaacaaatccagcagAGAATCCAGGACCGAGAGAAAGACGTGgagctgcttcagcaggag GTGGAGGACATCAATGTCTCTGCTGATAAAgcagtggaggacagtgagaaGACCTTCAACGAGGTGATCCGTCTCCTCCAGAAAAGCAGCtctgatgtgaagcagcaggtcagatcccagcaggaacAGGAAGTGAGTCGAGTCAAAGATCTTCAGGAGAaactgcagcaggagatcactgacctgaagaggagagacgctGAGCTGGAGCAGCTCTCACACACAGAGAACCACAACCAGTTCCTCCACAACTACCCCTCACCGGCACCCCTCAGTGGCTCCACACTCTCACCCAGCATCCAGATTCGTCCTCTCAGGTACTTTGAGGATGTGACAGCAGCTGTGTCAGAGACCAGAGAGAAACTACAGGATCTTCTGAGAGAGACGTGGACAAACATCTCACTGTCAGTGGCTGAAGTCGATGTTTTACTGTcggaaccagaaccaaagaCCAGAGATGGATTCTTGAAATATTCATGCAACATCACCCTGGATCCAGACACAGCAAACTCATATCTGTTATTATCAAAGGGGAACAGAAAAGTGACAGTAATGAAAGAAATACAATCATTTTCTcatcatccagacagattcagtTATTGGTTTCAGGTCCTGAGTAAAGAGGGTCTGACTGGACGgtgttactgggaggtggagtgGAGAGGAGGAGCAGTCTGTGTTGCGGTCGTATACAAGAACATCAGCAGAAAAGGAAACTCAGATGAttctggatttggatacaacaaCAAATGCTGGACTTTGCGTTGTGACACAGACACTTACACATTCTGGTACAACAACATCCAAACTCCTGTTTCAGGTCCTCCTTCCTCCAGAGTTGGAGTTTACCTGGACCACAGAGCTGGtcttctgtccttctacagcgtctctgagaccatgaccctcctccacagagtccagacctccttCACTCAGCCGCTCCACGCTGGACTTTCACTTCGTGGTTCAGCTGAGCTTGTTAAAGTTAAATAA